GGCTCGGCTGGCTAACCAGCCAGCCCCGGTCGAAACGCCTAAGACGCCAACCGAGTAAAACGGCCTCTGCAACAGTAGAGACCAATCAGGCTGAGCAGGCTGTAGCTCGCCAGGCCCAGCCAGGCGAGAGGGCTGGCAGGCCACAAGCCGACCAGCGGCGCCAGCCATACCAACGGCAGGCTCAGCGCCAGGCGCGCCAGCTCGGCCTTCAACGCCCATGGGCGATTCTCCAGCGCCACCCCCAACGTAAACAGGCCCAGCGCCATCGCGCCCCAGCCGAGCACCAACGCCGCCGTAGGCAAGCCCTCACCGAAATTCATCAGATAACTGCCAAAGCCCACATAAGCAGCAAATTGCAAGGCGATGTAGACCTGCTGCCGCGCATCCAAAGGCACTTCGAATTTGCGAAACTGGCTCAGGTCCGGCTTGGCTATCGGGTATTTGGCTTTGACGTCCGCCGGGCGCCAGCCGGTGCGCATGAACCAGATGCGCAACTTGTCCCACCAGCTTTCGGCGCGCCGGGCGTCACTCCATAATTGCGCATAAAACTGCAGGTTGGCCCACAGCGGGTTCCAACTGGCCAGAGGTGTGGTTACCCCAAAAATCACCGGCTCGTTGTCGTCTTCCTCTTGAAAAGTACCGAACAGCCGGTCCCAAATAATGAACACCCCGCCGTAGTTACGATCCATGTAGAGAGCATTCTGTGCGTGGTGGGCCCGATGATTGGACGGCGTCACGAAGCACCACTCAAACCAGCCCAGCTTGGGAACGTGGCGGGTATGGACCCAGAATTGATACAACAGGTTGAGCGAAGCCACGCTGATAAACACCACCAGCGGCACGCCGACCACAGCCAGAGGCAGGTAGAAGATCCAGCTCAGCAGAAAACCGGTGCTGGTCTGGCGCAAGGCGGTGGTGAGGTTGTAGTCCTCGCTCTGGTGATGCACCGAATGCGCGGCCCAGAGAATATTGCGCTCATGGCCCATGCGATGCAGCCAGTAATAGCAGAAGTCATAGAACACAAAGGCGAACACCCAGGTCCAGGCACTCTGGGCCGACAACTCGATGAGCGCCAGGTGTTTGAGGGCGAACGCGTAGGTCAGCAGGCCCACGCCCTTGGTCAGCAAACCGGTCGTGGTGGACAGCACACCGGTGCTGAGGCTGTTGATGGCGTCCGCTACTCGGTAGTTGCGTGCACCGCGCCAACGGTCGGCCAGCAGCTCCACAACGATCAGGGCGATAAAAAACGGTACTGCGTAAGGCACAAAGTCCATGGGCTAGTCCGGTCTATTTTTGTTACATCAAGATTAGGTGCAGCGACGTGAGATCCCATTGGCAACAGGTTACAAATTAGTAGACATTTAACGCCATGAATCAGGAGAAATGCCCATGAGCAAAAAGATTGCAGTGATCCTTTCCGGCTGTGGCGTATACGACGGCGCAGAGATCCACGAGAGCGTGATCACCCTGCTGCGCCTGGACCAGCGCGGCGCTCAAGTGGAATGCTTTGCACCCGACATTGCGCAATTGCACGTGATCAACCACCTCACCGGCGAAGAAATGCCCGAGTCGCGCAATGTGCTGGTGGAGTCTGCGCGTATCGCCCGGGGCGCAGTGAAGGATATTGGCCAAGCCAACGCCGCCGACTTCGACGCCCTGATCGTGCCCGGCGGGTTTGGCGCAGCGAAGAACCTGTCGAACTTCGCCGTGGAGGGCGCCGGCTGCAGCGTCAACCCGCAGGTGCTGGAGCTGGCTGAAGCGTTTGCCGAAGCAGGCAAGCCGGTGGGGTTGATCTGCATCTCTCCGGCCCTGGCCGCGAAGATCTACGGCCCTGGCGTGACCTGCACCATCGGTAACGATGCCGACACAGCCGCTGCCCTGGACAAGATGGGCGCCACGCATCACGAATGCACGGTGGAAGATATCGTCGAGGACAAAGCGCGCAAGCTGGTCAGTACGCCGGCGTATATGCTCGGCAAGAACATCAGTGAAGTGGCGTCAGGGATCAACAAGTTGGTGGATCGGGTGCTTGAACTGACCCACGAAAATGACTGACACCCTCTTACTGTAGGAGCGAGCTTGCTCGCGAAGAACCTGAGAGCGCCGCGCTCATCCAGAGCCCCCGCGTTATCGTTGACGTTCTTCGCGAGCAAGCTCGCTCCTACAGAGGCTTCATCAAGCGGGTAAGAATTCGGTCCAGGGCATTGGCAAATGCCTGCTTGTCCTTTTCCCCATGGGGCGGTGGTCCGCCGCCCATCTGACCTTGCTCACGCAGATCGGTGAACAGGTTACGCACCGCCAGGCGTTCGCTCATGTTCGCCGGGCTGAACTCCTTGCCTCGCGGATCGAGGGCCGTGACGCCCTTCTTCACCAGTCGATCGGCCAAGGGCACGTCACTGCAAATCACCAGTTCGCCGGGGACGGCGTGCTCAACCAGGTAGTCATCGGCCGCGTCGGGGCCACTGGGCACCACGATCAGCTTCACACAGGAAAAGCTCGGTTTGCTCTGGCTCTGCCCGGCCACCAGCACCACCTCGAACTGGCGCTTGAGGGCAAACTTCACTACCTGGTCCTTGGCCGCCCGAGGGCAGGCGTCGGCGTCGATCCATACCCGCATGCTACGCCGCCGCCCGGTGCTTTTCGGTCAGCCGGCTACGGCCATACAGCACCACAATCGCCAGGATCGCCACAGCCTGCGCACCCAACGAATACGCATCGGCATGAATGCCCAGCCAGTCGAAGTCAAAGAACGCCACCGGCCGCGTGCCGAAGATGCCCGCCTCCTGCAAGGCCTTGACACCGTGCCCGGCGAATACCACCGACAGCGCGCACAGCAACGCAGCGTTGATGCCGAAGAACAGCGCCAACGGCAACTTCGCCGAGCCACGCAGGATCACCCAGGCCAGACCCACCAGCAGCACCAGCGCAGTGGCACCACCGGCCAGCACCGCGTTGTGCCCGGCAGGGCCGGCCTGCAGCCACAGGGTTTCGTAGAACAGGATCACTTCGAACAGCTCGCGATAAACCGAGAAGAACGCCAGCACGGCAAAACCGAAACGGCCGCCGCCGCCCACCAGGCTGCTCTTGATGTAATCCTGCCAGGCCGCTGCGTGACGCCGGTCGTGCATCCACACGCCGAGCCATAGCACCATCACGCTGGCGAACAGCGCCGTGCAGCCTTCGAGCAGTTCTCGCTGGGCTCCGCTGACGTCAATCACATACGCCGCCAAGGCCCACGTAGCCAAGCCTGCCAACAGCGCCAGGCCCCAGCCGACGTTGACGCTGCGCACCGCCGACTGCTGGCCGGTGTTACGCAGGAAGGCGAGGATCGCCGCCAGCACCAGAATCGCTTCCAAGCCTTCGCGCAACAGGATCAGCAGGCCAGAGATATAGCTCAATGACCAGCTCAGGCCATCGCCGCCCAGCAAGCCGGCGGATTCAGTGAGTTTGCCTTTGGCAACGTCCAGACGCTGCTGCACCTGCTCGACAGGCAAACCATCCTGCAACGATTGCCGATAGGCCATCAGGGCCTTCTCGGTGTCTTTGCGCACATTGGCATCGACGTTATCCAGGGAGCTTTCCACCAGCTCGAAGCCTTCCAGGTAGGCAGCGACGGACAAATCATAGGCCTGCTCGTGGTCGCCGTTGCGGAAGGCCGCGAGGCTCTTGTCCAGCGTGGCGGCCGTGTAGTCGAGCAACTGCGCGGGACCACGTTGAACCTGTGGCGGCTGTGCACGCTGGGCGCGGAACGTCGCCGCAGCGCCAGGGCCGTCAGCGGCGAGCACTTCATTGGGGGTCTGGCGCGCCAGGTCGGCGAGGTTGAACGCCTGCTCACCTTTGGCGGCAGCCGGGTCGGCGGTGAAACCGGCGATATAGGTCGCCAGGTCCCAGCGCTGGCGATCGTCCAGTTGGTCAGCGAACGATGGCATATCAGTGCCTTCGACACCCAGGCCGAGGGTGTTGTAGATCGCATACAGGCTCAAGCGATCCAGGCGCGTGGCGTCACGCAGGTTAGCGGGGGGCGGCGTCATGCCCATGCCAGCCGGACCATCACCGGCGCCGGCAGTGCCGTGGCACACCGAACAATGCTGGGCATAGAGCGGCGCGCCGCGTGTCGGGTCCGGCGTGATGGCCGGGGCTTGGCTGACTTCATACGCCACGGCCAGCTTGGCGCCCAACTGACGAGCCTGGCGGGCCACGCTCGCGCCGTCCTGATGGGCGGTGACCGCCGCCAGCAATTCATTAACGCCACTTATCAACTCAGCGCGCTCGGGTTTGTCGGGCAGATCAGCCACCAAACCCTGCAGCACTCCGAGGAACTCCACCTGCTCGCGGTATTCCGAGTCGTCCACCACCTTGCCTGCCTCTACCGTAGGTGGGTAGTCGGCGCCGATGTAATCCAGCAAATGCAGGGCCTGTGGCGCGCCTTCGGCGGTCGCGGCCAAGAGATTGAAGCTGCACGACATCAGCGCCGGCAACAGCAGCCACGCAAGAAAGCGGAAAGGGGCAGTCATGAATGAATCTCAAGTGGAAATACGAAGTAACACTATTGTTGAGCTTTAATGAATTCGACTCAAGGTGTTATTTCATATCACCCCTAAATCCAATGTGGGAGGGAGCCCCTCCCACATTTCGATTCGGTTTCGGCAATTACGCCGTAGCGCGATGCAGGCTGGCGAGAAATCCGGCAGCGCCGACAAACAAGCCGGCGAATGTACGGTTTACGCGCTTCTGTTGTTTAGGCGTACGCAACAGACGCAAGACTTTCGACGCCAACCCCGTGTAACCCGCCATCACGATCATATCGACGCTGATCATGGTCGCACCGAGGATCAGGTACTGAATCAACAGCGGCGCCTGCGGGTTCACGAATTGCGGCAACACCGCCAACATGAACACCAGGGCCTTGGGGTTGCTGGCGTTGACCAAAAAGCCGCGGAACATCATCGCCATCGGCTTGCCGATCGGGCGCACGGCGGCGTCATCGGTCATGTCCATGGGCAGGGCGCGCCATTGCTTGATGGCCAGGTACACCAGGTAGGCCACGCCAAACCATTTGATCGCATAGAATGCGGTAGACGACGCCGCCAGAATGGCCCCCAGGCCACCCGCGACCACGGCAATCTGCATCGCCAGGCCCAGTTGCAGGCCAATGGCGTTCCAGTAGCCCCGGACAAAACCGTATTGCAGGCCGCTGGACATCGAGGCGATGGCACCGGCGCCAGGAGAAAGGGAGATGATCCAACTGGCCAGGAAAAAGGCCAGCCATGTGTCGAGAGCCATTGCGCACCTCAGAAGGGAGTCAGCGATTGTGCCTTTAAGCTAACTCTACCGACCGAAGGCTGGCTATAGATTTTTACAAGATGTAAACGCTAGCGGTCGCCCGGAAATACATGGGTGCCAGGCCAACGGCGCACCGAGCGCTGAAAGAACAAGCTGTTAGGCACTTGCACCATCGCGCTGCTGGTCCCGGCTTCTTCTACTTCGATCAATGTGGTGTAAAGCAGGTTGATCGCCACGACCCTGCCCTTCACGCCGGGTTTGTCGACGGTGTCCACCAACTCGACAATATCCCCAAGGCGGAACGGCCCGACGGTGAAGATCAGAATTGCGCACAACAGGTTGGACAGCACCGACCACATGGCGAAGAACGCCACTGCCGCTACCGCGACAAACCCTGACAGCGCCGTCCACAGCACCGTGGCAGACACTCCCAG
This genomic stretch from Pseudomonas synxantha BG33R harbors:
- a CDS encoding sterol desaturase family protein gives rise to the protein MDFVPYAVPFFIALIVVELLADRWRGARNYRVADAINSLSTGVLSTTTGLLTKGVGLLTYAFALKHLALIELSAQSAWTWVFAFVFYDFCYYWLHRMGHERNILWAAHSVHHQSEDYNLTTALRQTSTGFLLSWIFYLPLAVVGVPLVVFISVASLNLLYQFWVHTRHVPKLGWFEWCFVTPSNHRAHHAQNALYMDRNYGGVFIIWDRLFGTFQEEDDNEPVIFGVTTPLASWNPLWANLQFYAQLWSDARRAESWWDKLRIWFMRTGWRPADVKAKYPIAKPDLSQFRKFEVPLDARQQVYIALQFAAYVGFGSYLMNFGEGLPTAALVLGWGAMALGLFTLGVALENRPWALKAELARLALSLPLVWLAPLVGLWPASPLAWLGLASYSLLSLIGLYCCRGRFTRLAS
- the elbB gene encoding isoprenoid biosynthesis glyoxalase ElbB, which gives rise to MSKKIAVILSGCGVYDGAEIHESVITLLRLDQRGAQVECFAPDIAQLHVINHLTGEEMPESRNVLVESARIARGAVKDIGQANAADFDALIVPGGFGAAKNLSNFAVEGAGCSVNPQVLELAEAFAEAGKPVGLICISPALAAKIYGPGVTCTIGNDADTAAALDKMGATHHECTVEDIVEDKARKLVSTPAYMLGKNISEVASGINKLVDRVLELTHEND
- a CDS encoding YaiI/YqxD family protein is translated as MRVWIDADACPRAAKDQVVKFALKRQFEVVLVAGQSQSKPSFSCVKLIVVPSGPDAADDYLVEHAVPGELVICSDVPLADRLVKKGVTALDPRGKEFSPANMSERLAVRNLFTDLREQGQMGGGPPPHGEKDKQAFANALDRILTRLMKPL
- a CDS encoding FTR1 family protein, translating into MTAPFRFLAWLLLPALMSCSFNLLAATAEGAPQALHLLDYIGADYPPTVEAGKVVDDSEYREQVEFLGVLQGLVADLPDKPERAELISGVNELLAAVTAHQDGASVARQARQLGAKLAVAYEVSQAPAITPDPTRGAPLYAQHCSVCHGTAGAGDGPAGMGMTPPPANLRDATRLDRLSLYAIYNTLGLGVEGTDMPSFADQLDDRQRWDLATYIAGFTADPAAAKGEQAFNLADLARQTPNEVLAADGPGAAATFRAQRAQPPQVQRGPAQLLDYTAATLDKSLAAFRNGDHEQAYDLSVAAYLEGFELVESSLDNVDANVRKDTEKALMAYRQSLQDGLPVEQVQQRLDVAKGKLTESAGLLGGDGLSWSLSYISGLLILLREGLEAILVLAAILAFLRNTGQQSAVRSVNVGWGLALLAGLATWALAAYVIDVSGAQRELLEGCTALFASVMVLWLGVWMHDRRHAAAWQDYIKSSLVGGGGRFGFAVLAFFSVYRELFEVILFYETLWLQAGPAGHNAVLAGGATALVLLVGLAWVILRGSAKLPLALFFGINAALLCALSVVFAGHGVKALQEAGIFGTRPVAFFDFDWLGIHADAYSLGAQAVAILAIVVLYGRSRLTEKHRAAA
- a CDS encoding LysE family transporter, encoding MALDTWLAFFLASWIISLSPGAGAIASMSSGLQYGFVRGYWNAIGLQLGLAMQIAVVAGGLGAILAASSTAFYAIKWFGVAYLVYLAIKQWRALPMDMTDDAAVRPIGKPMAMMFRGFLVNASNPKALVFMLAVLPQFVNPQAPLLIQYLILGATMISVDMIVMAGYTGLASKVLRLLRTPKQQKRVNRTFAGLFVGAAGFLASLHRATA
- a CDS encoding mechanosensitive ion channel family protein, whose product is MEALQLPVPAQWVEPVWIGVQILLILLAGYLAQRFVAKGLTRLGERYPFPPQLLMPLRGGLRWLIMGSALIFVLGRLGVSATVLWTALSGFVAVAAVAFFAMWSVLSNLLCAILIFTVGPFRLGDIVELVDTVDKPGVKGRVVAINLLYTTLIEVEEAGTSSAMVQVPNSLFFQRSVRRWPGTHVFPGDR